A genome region from Passer domesticus isolate bPasDom1 chromosome 27, bPasDom1.hap1, whole genome shotgun sequence includes the following:
- the GFAP gene encoding glial fibrillary acidic protein isoform X1, which produces MESPSLPSHGRRFGPSVPGQRLLPGSAPGRLRAPRSPRPSPGPGSGSGDFSLAAALNSEFRETRTSERVEMMELNERLASFIEKVRLLERQNRALLLELGRQRQREPSRADGYREELRELRRRGERLATATARLQMERDNLAQQLGSLQQKLQDEVTLRLEAESNLAAYRQDVDNAALARLALERRVGTLQDEIAFLHKVHQEELRELQEQLAQQRVHVEVDARKAELSAALRHVRSQYEAMAAGTAQDTEQWYKSKFADLTDAAARHAEALRAAKQEAGEYRRQLQALTCDLEALRGSNGSLERQLRELEERYALETAGYQDTVGRLEEDSQSLKQEMAQHLQDYQDLLNVKLALDIEIATYRQLLEGEESRITIPVQSFSELQIRETSLDTKSVSEAHVKRSIVVKTVETRDGEVLKEPKQEPKEVP; this is translated from the exons TTCGGCCCCTCCGTGCCCGGGCAGCGGCTGCTCCCCGGCAGCGCCCCGGGCCGGCTCCGggcgccccgcagcccccggccgagccccgggccgggctcgggcagcgGGGATTTCTCGCTGGCCGCGGCGCTCAACTCGGAGTTCAGGGAGACGCGCACCAGCGAGAGGGTGGAGATGATGGAGCTCAACGAGCGCCTCGCCAGCTTCATCGAGAAGGTGCGGCTGCTGGAGCGGCAGAACCGggcgctgctgctggagctgggccggcagcggcagcgggagCCCTCCCGTGCCGACGGCTACCGGGAGGAGCTGCGGGAGCTGCGGCGCCGCGGGGAGCGCCTGGCCACCGCCACGGCCCGCCTGCAGATGGAGAGGGACaacctggcccagcagctcggCAGCCTCCAGCAGAA gctgcaggaCGAGGTCACCCTGAGGCTGGAGGCCGAGAGCAACCTGGCTGCCTACAGACAG GACGTGGACAATGCTGCCTTGGCTCGCCTGGCCTTGGAGCGGCGCGTGGGGACCCTGCAGGACGAGATCGCCTTCCTCCACAAGGTCCACCAGGAG gagctgcgggagctgcaggagcagctggcccagcagcgCGTGCACGTGGAGGTGGACGCGCGCAAGGCGGAGCTGTCGGCCGCGCTGCGCCACGTCCGCAGCCAGTACGAGGCCATGGCCGCCGGCACCGCCCAGGACACCGAGCAGTGGTACAAGTCCAAg TTTGCAGACCTGACGGACGCGGCTGCCCGGCACGCCGAGGCGCTCAGGGCAGCCAAGCAGGAGGCCGGCGAGTACCGGCGCCAGCTCCAGGCCCTCACCTGCGACCTGGAGGCTCTGAGGGGCTCG AACGGGTccctggagaggcagctgcGGGAGCTGGAGGAGCGCTACGCCCTGGAGACAGCCGGCTACCAGGACACGGTGGGGAGGCTGGAGGAGGACAGCCAGAGCCTCAAGCAGGAGATGGCCCAGCACCTGCAGGACTACCAGGACCTGCTCAACGTCAAGCTAGCCCTCGACATCGAGATCGCCACGTACCgccagctgctggagggagaggagagcag GATCACCATCCCTGTGCAGAGCTTCTCCGAGCTGCAGATCCGAG AGACCAGCCTGGACACCAAATCTGTGTCAGAAGCTCATGTGAAGAGGAGCATCGTGGTCAAAACTGTGGAGACCCGAGATGGAGAG GTGCTGAAGGAGCCCAAGCAGGAGCCCAAGGAGGTGCCCTAG
- the GFAP gene encoding glial fibrillary acidic protein isoform X2, with protein sequence MESPSLPSHGRRFGPSVPGQRLLPGSAPGRLRAPRSPRPSPGPGSGSGDFSLAAALNSEFRETRTSERVEMMELNERLASFIEKVRLLERQNRALLLELGRQRQREPSRADGYREELRELRRRGERLATATARLQMERDNLAQQLGSLQQKLQDEVTLRLEAESNLAAYRQDVDNAALARLALERRVGTLQDEIAFLHKELRELQEQLAQQRVHVEVDARKAELSAALRHVRSQYEAMAAGTAQDTEQWYKSKFADLTDAAARHAEALRAAKQEAGEYRRQLQALTCDLEALRGSNGSLERQLRELEERYALETAGYQDTVGRLEEDSQSLKQEMAQHLQDYQDLLNVKLALDIEIATYRQLLEGEESRITIPVQSFSELQIRETSLDTKSVSEAHVKRSIVVKTVETRDGEVLKEPKQEPKEVP encoded by the exons TTCGGCCCCTCCGTGCCCGGGCAGCGGCTGCTCCCCGGCAGCGCCCCGGGCCGGCTCCGggcgccccgcagcccccggccgagccccgggccgggctcgggcagcgGGGATTTCTCGCTGGCCGCGGCGCTCAACTCGGAGTTCAGGGAGACGCGCACCAGCGAGAGGGTGGAGATGATGGAGCTCAACGAGCGCCTCGCCAGCTTCATCGAGAAGGTGCGGCTGCTGGAGCGGCAGAACCGggcgctgctgctggagctgggccggcagcggcagcgggagCCCTCCCGTGCCGACGGCTACCGGGAGGAGCTGCGGGAGCTGCGGCGCCGCGGGGAGCGCCTGGCCACCGCCACGGCCCGCCTGCAGATGGAGAGGGACaacctggcccagcagctcggCAGCCTCCAGCAGAA gctgcaggaCGAGGTCACCCTGAGGCTGGAGGCCGAGAGCAACCTGGCTGCCTACAGACAG GACGTGGACAATGCTGCCTTGGCTCGCCTGGCCTTGGAGCGGCGCGTGGGGACCCTGCAGGACGAGATCGCCTTCCTCCACAAG gagctgcgggagctgcaggagcagctggcccagcagcgCGTGCACGTGGAGGTGGACGCGCGCAAGGCGGAGCTGTCGGCCGCGCTGCGCCACGTCCGCAGCCAGTACGAGGCCATGGCCGCCGGCACCGCCCAGGACACCGAGCAGTGGTACAAGTCCAAg TTTGCAGACCTGACGGACGCGGCTGCCCGGCACGCCGAGGCGCTCAGGGCAGCCAAGCAGGAGGCCGGCGAGTACCGGCGCCAGCTCCAGGCCCTCACCTGCGACCTGGAGGCTCTGAGGGGCTCG AACGGGTccctggagaggcagctgcGGGAGCTGGAGGAGCGCTACGCCCTGGAGACAGCCGGCTACCAGGACACGGTGGGGAGGCTGGAGGAGGACAGCCAGAGCCTCAAGCAGGAGATGGCCCAGCACCTGCAGGACTACCAGGACCTGCTCAACGTCAAGCTAGCCCTCGACATCGAGATCGCCACGTACCgccagctgctggagggagaggagagcag GATCACCATCCCTGTGCAGAGCTTCTCCGAGCTGCAGATCCGAG AGACCAGCCTGGACACCAAATCTGTGTCAGAAGCTCATGTGAAGAGGAGCATCGTGGTCAAAACTGTGGAGACCCGAGATGGAGAG GTGCTGAAGGAGCCCAAGCAGGAGCCCAAGGAGGTGCCCTAG